In the Pungitius pungitius chromosome 5, fPunPun2.1, whole genome shotgun sequence genome, one interval contains:
- the tbx16 gene encoding T-box transcription factor 16 isoform X2 → MAAVPDAYVQGNIRLTLEDPELWKTFCEIGTEMIITKPGRRMFPHCKINLSGLIPCAKYILLVDMVPEDGFRYKWNKEKWEVAGKAEPQPPCRTYLHPESPAPGSHWMKQSISFLKLKLTNNTLDQHGHIILHSMHRYHPRFHIVQADDLFSVRWSVFQTFTFPETSFTAVTAYQNTKITKLKIDHNPFAKGFRDEGTTKKRRSNKNPNCPEKRSKMSDILNRDSEEDSPPDFCRSSYEGYDGEGGDLPKRKEVDGVKEQRYSPWAADREPSVRTESPAGTDPRDMYNTEQLVPAPAAYQPYRFHEYGKSPSPSSSVGSSSSSGGTGRGSFESRVPDVATVPDHDPSKPRAHEVGPQPLPGPQDYSGVLNMSMGQAGKPGVISHHIYSPYGAEQPLGQWGGPGPAQYPPPPHHLATDYATQAVHHGYHHGNVAEWSQYPLFSYSCW, encoded by the exons atgGCTGCTGTCCCCGATGCCTATGTCCAGGGCAACATTAGGCTGACTCTGGAGGACCCTGAACTCTGGAAGACCTTTTGTGAAATAGGAACAGAGATGATTATCACTAAACCGGGCAG GAGGATGTTTCCACACTGTAAGATTAATCTATCGGGCCTCATTCCATGCGCCAAGTACATCTTATTGGTGGACATGGTCCCTGAGGATGGTTTCAGATACAAG TGGAATAAAGAGAAATGGGAGGTGGCAGGGAAAGCGGAGCCACAGCCTCCCTGCAGGACCTACCTCCACCCGGAGTCTCCGGCCCCAGGGAGCCACTGGATGAAGCAGTCCATCTCCTTCCTCAAGCTCAAGCTGACCAACAACACCCTGGACCAGCATGGCCAT ATCATCTTGCACTCCATGCACCGCTACCACCCGCGCTTCCACATCGTGCAGGCGGACGACCTGTTCAGCGTCCGCTGGAGCGTTTTCCAGACCTTCACCTTCCCCGAGACCTCCTTCACGGCGGTCACAGCGTACCAGAACACCAAG ATTACAAAGCTAAAGATCGATCACAACCCATTTGCAAAAGGCTTCCGGGATGAAGGCACTACAAAGAAAAG GCGTTCAAACAAGAACCCAAACTGCCCGGAGAAACGATCCAAGATGTCAGACATTTTGAACAGAGACTCTGAGGAGGACAGTCCACCAG ATTTCTGCCGCTCATCGTATGAGGGCTACGACGGCGAGGGGGGAGATCTGCCCAAAAGGAAAGAGGTCGATGGCGTCAAAGAGCAGCGCTACTCCCCGTGGGCGGCTGACAGGGAGCCCAGCGTGAGGACCGAGTCCCCCGCTGGGACGGACCCCAGGGACATGTACAACACAGAGCAGCTCGTTCCCGCCCCGGCTGCCTACCAGCCGTACAG GTTCCACGAGTACGGAaagtctccctctccctcctccagcgtgggcagcagcagcagcagcggcgggaCGGGACGGGGCAGCTTCGAGTCCAGAGTCCCCGATGTCGCCACCGTTCCCGACCACGACCCCTCGAAGCCTCGGGCGCACGAGGTGGGCCCGCAGCCCCTCCCCGGCCCCCAGGACTACAGCGGGGTCCTCAACATGTCCATGGGCCAGGCCGGCAAGCCGGGGGTGATCAGCCACCACATCTACAGCCCGTACGGCGCCGAGCAGCCCCTGGGACAGTGGGGCGGGCCCGGCCCGGCCCAGTaccccccacctcctcatcaCCTGGCCACCGACTACGCCACACAGGCGGTGCACCACGGCTATCACCACGGCAACGTGGCCGAGTGGAGCCAGTACCCGCTGTTCTCTTACTCGTGCTGGTGA
- the tbx16 gene encoding T-box transcription factor 16 isoform X1, with translation MAAVPDAYVQGNIRLTLEDPELWKTFCEIGTEMIITKPGRRMFPHCKINLSGLIPCAKYILLVDMVPEDGFRYKWNKEKWEVAGKAEPQPPCRTYLHPESPAPGSHWMKQSISFLKLKLTNNTLDQHGHIILHSMHRYHPRFHIVQADDLFSVRWSVFQTFTFPETSFTAVTAYQNTKITKLKIDHNPFAKGFRDEGTTKKRRSNKNPNCPEKRSKMSDILNRDSEEDSPPGTLSDSESSCCRCLPLVSCTPKLDLTEPNRLLSDFCRSSYEGYDGEGGDLPKRKEVDGVKEQRYSPWAADREPSVRTESPAGTDPRDMYNTEQLVPAPAAYQPYRFHEYGKSPSPSSSVGSSSSSGGTGRGSFESRVPDVATVPDHDPSKPRAHEVGPQPLPGPQDYSGVLNMSMGQAGKPGVISHHIYSPYGAEQPLGQWGGPGPAQYPPPPHHLATDYATQAVHHGYHHGNVAEWSQYPLFSYSCW, from the exons atgGCTGCTGTCCCCGATGCCTATGTCCAGGGCAACATTAGGCTGACTCTGGAGGACCCTGAACTCTGGAAGACCTTTTGTGAAATAGGAACAGAGATGATTATCACTAAACCGGGCAG GAGGATGTTTCCACACTGTAAGATTAATCTATCGGGCCTCATTCCATGCGCCAAGTACATCTTATTGGTGGACATGGTCCCTGAGGATGGTTTCAGATACAAG TGGAATAAAGAGAAATGGGAGGTGGCAGGGAAAGCGGAGCCACAGCCTCCCTGCAGGACCTACCTCCACCCGGAGTCTCCGGCCCCAGGGAGCCACTGGATGAAGCAGTCCATCTCCTTCCTCAAGCTCAAGCTGACCAACAACACCCTGGACCAGCATGGCCAT ATCATCTTGCACTCCATGCACCGCTACCACCCGCGCTTCCACATCGTGCAGGCGGACGACCTGTTCAGCGTCCGCTGGAGCGTTTTCCAGACCTTCACCTTCCCCGAGACCTCCTTCACGGCGGTCACAGCGTACCAGAACACCAAG ATTACAAAGCTAAAGATCGATCACAACCCATTTGCAAAAGGCTTCCGGGATGAAGGCACTACAAAGAAAAG GCGTTCAAACAAGAACCCAAACTGCCCGGAGAAACGATCCAAGATGTCAGACATTTTGAACAGAGACTCTGAGGAGGACAGTCCACCAGGTACACTTTCAGACTCGGAATCTTCCTGCTGCCGATGCTTGCCACTTGTGTCCTGTACTCCAAAACTTGACCTAACCGAACCTAACCGGCTCCTCTCAGATTTCTGCCGCTCATCGTATGAGGGCTACGACGGCGAGGGGGGAGATCTGCCCAAAAGGAAAGAGGTCGATGGCGTCAAAGAGCAGCGCTACTCCCCGTGGGCGGCTGACAGGGAGCCCAGCGTGAGGACCGAGTCCCCCGCTGGGACGGACCCCAGGGACATGTACAACACAGAGCAGCTCGTTCCCGCCCCGGCTGCCTACCAGCCGTACAG GTTCCACGAGTACGGAaagtctccctctccctcctccagcgtgggcagcagcagcagcagcggcgggaCGGGACGGGGCAGCTTCGAGTCCAGAGTCCCCGATGTCGCCACCGTTCCCGACCACGACCCCTCGAAGCCTCGGGCGCACGAGGTGGGCCCGCAGCCCCTCCCCGGCCCCCAGGACTACAGCGGGGTCCTCAACATGTCCATGGGCCAGGCCGGCAAGCCGGGGGTGATCAGCCACCACATCTACAGCCCGTACGGCGCCGAGCAGCCCCTGGGACAGTGGGGCGGGCCCGGCCCGGCCCAGTaccccccacctcctcatcaCCTGGCCACCGACTACGCCACACAGGCGGTGCACCACGGCTATCACCACGGCAACGTGGCCGAGTGGAGCCAGTACCCGCTGTTCTCTTACTCGTGCTGGTGA